One window of Chryseobacterium indologenes genomic DNA carries:
- a CDS encoding alpha/beta fold hydrolase: MKKFTFLLIIMLFFLAACNIFGQETVYPFEVKKTGKGDQSLLFIPGFASSGDVWNETTSKFEKNFTCYTLTMAGFAGTKPQSDASFKDWEKGIAAYIKNNKIDKPIIIGHSMGGGLALAIAADYPELVGKIVIVDTLPCLTAISDPNFTSKENNDCSSTITQLTAMSDDQFRKMQTQMMPRLLADTSMQETVIGWSMKSDRKTFAKMYCDFSNTDLRDKIKNIQCPSLILLESFFTNLKPTIEGQYKNLKNANMQYASKGLHFIMYDDKDWYFNQLTHFLSSK; this comes from the coding sequence ATGAAAAAATTTACATTCCTTCTTATCATCATGTTATTTTTCTTAGCGGCATGCAATATCTTCGGTCAGGAAACAGTGTATCCGTTTGAAGTAAAGAAAACCGGAAAAGGAGATCAGTCTTTATTATTTATTCCGGGATTTGCCTCTTCCGGGGATGTATGGAATGAAACGACTTCAAAATTTGAAAAAAACTTTACTTGTTATACTTTGACGATGGCAGGATTTGCCGGAACAAAACCACAGTCAGACGCCAGCTTTAAAGATTGGGAAAAAGGAATTGCCGCTTATATAAAGAATAATAAAATTGACAAACCTATTATCATCGGACACAGCATGGGAGGCGGCCTTGCCCTGGCTATTGCCGCAGACTATCCTGAGCTGGTAGGAAAAATCGTTATTGTAGATACGCTTCCTTGTCTGACCGCGATATCTGATCCTAATTTTACCTCTAAAGAAAATAATGACTGCTCCTCTACCATTACTCAATTAACAGCTATGAGTGATGATCAGTTCCGCAAAATGCAGACACAGATGATGCCGCGTCTTCTGGCAGATACTTCTATGCAGGAAACTGTTATCGGCTGGAGCATGAAATCTGACCGAAAAACATTCGCTAAAATGTACTGTGATTTTTCCAATACCGATCTGAGAGATAAAATAAAAAATATACAATGTCCTTCCCTTATTCTCTTGGAATCTTTTTTTACCAACCTGAAACCAACTATTGAAGGTCAGTACAAAAATTTAAAAAATGCCAATATGCAATATGCTTCAAAAGGATTGCATTTCATTATGTATGATGATAAAGATTGGTACTTTAATCAGCTTACTCACTTTTTATCTTCGAAATAA
- a CDS encoding TonB-dependent receptor domain-containing protein, with the protein MKKTIYTIFFLCGAFAFAQEKKNDTADVAATKEIQEVILKSQRKKQFADKAVYTFDKEALERARYAKDLLRTLPELQLDPISNTITSTKGGTTLFLINGIEATDMQIRSVAPGEVVKVEYYDIPPARWATRADTVVNILTRSTETGYVFGADVSTALNTGFVNGSAYANYTKGKNNFGLEYSLNVRDYDDRRVNSIYDYQLNGKHYRSDENRKDYFGYTFQNVALRYTRLVPDDYAFQAKLNMDIFSRFSKGVGQSVFNEDQLKEEHAMFKNNGSDYVIPKLDLYYSKKMGEKDELSINLVGSHYTTNTSETASEWIVGSGLSVYDNDMVLKAKQTSLVGELAHTHDFKAGKLSSGYRISRSSISNDLNNLAGYSQYSVNYLEQYFYTEFAGKVDKFSYRIGAGLTNIHNKSAENTFDEWTFTPKVILAYQLKNNQNLRFTASYNPVSPWSNALSSNVVQLAPNIVQRGNPFLESQQVFSNNLTYSFNNKYFDFNAGLFYRYTNRVINQYYVQDDVLGGYALTYENGKNGQRYGVQLTGSYKPFGNSLLVIKAVITPTSETVRTSTGALIKNDYLGNYFSLSSEYKSFSLQYQFNIPVYNLNGAFLNTNENQNNIFISYKHKNWTFSTGMYWIGMPSEYKTKSLPESLADYKVHTQIMNNKSMFVLGLSYDFSKGKKTEIQRKLNNETAPAATF; encoded by the coding sequence ATGAAAAAAACTATTTATACCATATTCTTTCTTTGCGGAGCGTTTGCTTTTGCTCAGGAGAAGAAAAATGATACCGCCGATGTTGCCGCAACAAAAGAGATTCAGGAAGTTATTTTAAAATCCCAACGTAAAAAACAGTTTGCGGATAAAGCAGTTTATACTTTTGATAAAGAGGCACTGGAAAGAGCACGTTATGCAAAAGATCTGCTTCGTACCCTTCCTGAGTTACAGCTGGATCCGATATCCAATACAATAACCAGTACTAAGGGAGGAACTACGCTCTTTTTAATCAATGGGATTGAAGCTACAGATATGCAGATCCGAAGTGTAGCTCCCGGTGAAGTGGTAAAGGTAGAATATTATGATATTCCGCCGGCAAGATGGGCTACAAGAGCTGACACCGTAGTTAATATTCTGACAAGATCCACAGAAACAGGATATGTTTTCGGGGCTGATGTATCTACGGCTTTGAATACCGGATTTGTAAACGGTTCTGCCTACGCCAATTATACTAAGGGAAAAAATAATTTCGGACTTGAATATTCCCTGAATGTAAGGGATTATGATGACCGAAGAGTAAACAGTATCTATGATTACCAGCTGAACGGAAAGCATTATCGTTCTGATGAAAACAGGAAAGATTATTTCGGGTATACTTTCCAGAATGTTGCTTTGCGTTATACCAGACTTGTTCCTGATGATTATGCTTTTCAGGCCAAACTGAATATGGATATTTTCAGCAGATTTTCAAAAGGGGTAGGGCAGAGTGTCTTTAATGAAGATCAACTGAAGGAAGAACATGCAATGTTTAAAAATAATGGTTCGGATTATGTAATTCCTAAGCTGGATCTTTATTACTCCAAAAAAATGGGTGAAAAAGATGAGCTGAGCATTAATCTAGTAGGATCTCATTACACCACCAATACATCAGAAACTGCCAGTGAATGGATTGTAGGTTCAGGACTTTCGGTATATGATAATGATATGGTCCTGAAGGCAAAGCAAACGAGTCTGGTAGGAGAGCTTGCCCATACCCATGATTTTAAAGCTGGAAAACTTTCATCCGGATATCGTATTTCCAGGTCTTCCATTTCCAATGATCTGAATAACCTTGCCGGATATTCTCAATACAGTGTCAATTATCTGGAACAGTATTTTTATACCGAATTTGCCGGAAAAGTTGATAAATTCAGCTACCGCATCGGAGCCGGCCTTACAAATATTCATAACAAAAGTGCAGAGAATACTTTTGATGAATGGACTTTTACCCCGAAGGTTATTTTAGCTTATCAACTTAAAAATAATCAGAATCTTCGATTTACAGCAAGCTATAATCCGGTAAGCCCATGGAGTAATGCTTTAAGTAGTAATGTCGTACAATTGGCTCCAAATATTGTCCAGAGAGGAAATCCTTTTTTAGAATCTCAACAGGTTTTTTCTAATAACCTGACCTATTCTTTTAATAATAAATATTTTGATTTCAATGCAGGTTTATTTTATCGGTATACCAATAGGGTGATCAATCAGTATTATGTTCAGGATGATGTATTGGGAGGCTACGCTCTGACTTATGAAAACGGAAAAAACGGACAACGGTACGGAGTGCAGCTTACAGGATCTTATAAACCGTTCGGGAATAGCCTGCTTGTCATAAAAGCTGTGATTACGCCTACTTCTGAAACGGTAAGAACAAGTACAGGGGCTTTGATTAAGAATGACTATCTGGGAAATTATTTTTCACTTTCCTCAGAATATAAATCTTTTTCACTTCAGTATCAGTTCAATATTCCGGTGTATAATCTTAATGGAGCTTTCCTCAATACAAATGAAAATCAGAATAATATTTTTATAAGCTATAAACACAAGAACTGGACGTTTTCCACAGGCATGTACTGGATAGGAATGCCTTCGGAATATAAAACGAAAAGTTTACCTGAAAGCTTGGCAGACTATAAAGTTCATACTCAGATTATGAACAATAAATCTATGTTTGTATTAGGATTAAGCTATGATTTCTCTAAAGGAAAAAAGACAGAAATTCAGCGAAAACTTAATAATGAAACGGCTCCCGCAGCTACCTTTTAA
- a CDS encoding DUF2200 domain-containing protein: MQNTRIFTTAFASVYPHYIQKAEKKGRTKSEVHEIICWLTGYDEKGLQEKIDKKNDFITFFDQAPQINPNASLIKGVICGYRVEEIEDELMRNIRYMDKLIDELTKGKKMEKILRTV, translated from the coding sequence ATGCAGAATACCAGAATTTTCACCACGGCTTTTGCCAGTGTCTACCCCCATTATATTCAAAAAGCAGAAAAAAAGGGACGTACAAAATCAGAAGTTCACGAAATCATCTGCTGGCTGACAGGTTATGACGAAAAAGGCCTGCAGGAAAAGATTGATAAAAAAAATGATTTTATTACTTTTTTTGATCAGGCTCCTCAGATAAATCCCAATGCTTCATTGATTAAAGGTGTGATCTGCGGATATCGTGTAGAAGAAATTGAAGACGAACTCATGCGGAATATCCGCTATATGGATAAACTCATTGATGAGCTGACAAAAGGAAAAAAGATGGAGAAAATTTTAAGAACAGTCTAA
- a CDS encoding DUF4919 domain-containing protein → MNIKAFFSLFFLILLTFLHAQKMEFKAPDYAAIQKNIEDKNSELYYPKLLKRLKQNDTLLTSSQYRHLYFGYTFQKDYQPYKTGKKAEEVAKYYRGEGISQKDLSKGIRLFLDALDENPLDLRAMNYLAYLYHLNNDDTTAEKIAGNFHGLLNAILTSGDGLKCETGFHVITVTDEYVLLNRFQMETKAQSHNGKCDYQEFEKGKYKIPGFYFDISRFYGKILD, encoded by the coding sequence ATGAATATTAAAGCATTTTTCTCTTTATTCTTTTTAATATTGCTTACTTTCCTGCATGCACAAAAGATGGAATTTAAGGCACCCGATTATGCTGCCATTCAAAAAAATATTGAAGATAAAAACTCGGAATTGTATTATCCGAAACTTTTAAAAAGATTAAAACAGAATGATACGCTTCTTACAAGCAGTCAATACCGTCATCTTTACTTCGGCTACACCTTTCAAAAAGACTATCAACCCTATAAAACAGGCAAGAAAGCTGAAGAAGTGGCCAAATATTATCGTGGGGAAGGTATTTCACAAAAAGATCTTTCCAAGGGAATCCGACTATTTCTGGATGCTCTGGATGAAAACCCACTGGATCTGCGGGCTATGAATTATCTTGCTTATTTATATCATTTAAATAATGATGATACTACTGCTGAAAAGATTGCGGGAAATTTCCATGGGTTACTAAACGCTATTCTTACTTCTGGTGACGGATTGAAATGCGAGACAGGATTTCACGTTATTACTGTCACAGATGAATATGTACTCTTAAACAGGTTTCAAATGGAAACCAAAGCACAAAGCCACAATGGAAAATGCGATTATCAGGAATTTGAAAAAGGTAAATATAAAATTCCGGGATTTTATTTTGATATCAGCAGGTTTTATGGAAAAATATTAGATTAA
- a CDS encoding RNA polymerase sigma factor, translating into MAFEEIYELYWQRIFRLCMGYVNDTDLAQDLAQETFIIVWQQLPKFRNESSVGTWIFRIASNNCLRQIEKEKKFTKTDLPVNLEEKKQESMEPQIQMLYQFISELPETDRIIISLELEEVKQAEIAHIVGLSESNIRVKIHRIKEKLTQKFRENGF; encoded by the coding sequence ATGGCTTTTGAAGAGATATACGAACTCTACTGGCAAAGGATATTCCGTCTGTGTATGGGATATGTGAATGATACTGACCTCGCCCAGGATCTTGCCCAGGAAACATTTATCATTGTATGGCAACAGCTTCCGAAATTCAGAAATGAATCCAGCGTAGGAACATGGATCTTCAGAATAGCTTCTAATAACTGTCTTCGGCAGATTGAAAAGGAAAAGAAATTTACAAAAACAGATCTGCCTGTTAATCTGGAAGAAAAAAAGCAGGAATCTATGGAACCTCAGATACAAATGCTGTATCAGTTTATTTCGGAGCTGCCGGAAACAGACAGAATTATTATTTCATTGGAACTGGAAGAGGTAAAACAGGCTGAGATAGCACATATCGTAGGACTTTCGGAATCCAATATACGGGTAAAGATTCACAGGATAAAAGAAAAATTAACACAAAAGTTTAGAGAAAATGGATTCTAA
- a CDS encoding MFS transporter gives MNSSTITTGQRIKAIIGGSIGNLVEWYDWYAYAAFAIYFSHSFFPDSDLNAQLMNTAGIFAVGFLMRPIGGWVFGSIADKIGRKKAMTLSVLLMSFGSLLIALTPTYKTIGILAPALLLLARLLQGLSVGGEYGVSATYLSEMASEDKRGFYSSFQYVTLIGGQLIALGIQLILQKLLLTEAQLEEWGWRIPFVIGALLSVIALYLRANLHETEAFENKKEISEKKKGTVTELLKHPKALLTVIGLTLGGTLAFYTYTTYMQKFLVNTVHLTKEQSTLISFISLFIFACLQPVFGALSDKIGRRPILLGFGILGTLFTVPLLTALSTTTSMWTAFFLIMASLIIVSGYTSINAVVKAELFPSEIRALGVGLPYALTVAIFGGTAEYIALWFKQAGAESYFYWYITGCILFSLIVYAGMKDTKETSTLDKD, from the coding sequence ATGAATTCATCCACTATCACTACTGGTCAAAGAATCAAAGCCATCATAGGCGGATCTATAGGAAATCTTGTTGAATGGTATGACTGGTATGCTTACGCTGCCTTTGCCATTTATTTTTCACATTCATTTTTCCCGGATTCTGACCTGAATGCACAGCTGATGAATACAGCGGGAATATTTGCAGTAGGCTTTCTGATGCGTCCCATTGGAGGCTGGGTATTCGGAAGCATTGCTGACAAGATCGGGAGAAAAAAGGCGATGACGCTTTCTGTATTACTAATGTCATTCGGATCTCTGCTGATTGCCCTTACTCCTACTTATAAAACTATCGGAATCCTGGCTCCTGCCTTATTACTGCTCGCCAGATTATTACAAGGATTGAGTGTAGGAGGTGAATACGGTGTTTCCGCAACTTACCTCAGCGAAATGGCATCGGAAGATAAAAGAGGATTTTATTCAAGCTTTCAGTATGTTACTCTGATCGGAGGGCAGCTGATTGCATTGGGAATACAACTGATCTTACAGAAATTACTTTTAACAGAGGCCCAGCTTGAAGAATGGGGCTGGAGAATTCCTTTTGTTATAGGAGCATTACTTTCTGTTATCGCTTTATATTTAAGAGCCAATCTTCATGAAACCGAAGCCTTTGAGAATAAAAAAGAAATCAGTGAAAAGAAAAAAGGAACAGTAACAGAACTCCTCAAGCATCCCAAAGCTTTGCTTACGGTAATCGGGCTGACACTAGGAGGAACTCTTGCATTCTACACCTATACCACTTATATGCAAAAGTTTCTGGTAAATACTGTTCATCTGACTAAAGAGCAATCTACCCTTATCTCATTTATTTCATTATTTATATTTGCCTGCCTGCAGCCTGTTTTCGGAGCATTATCGGACAAAATTGGACGAAGACCGATTCTTTTGGGCTTTGGAATTTTGGGAACGTTATTCACTGTACCACTTCTTACCGCTTTAAGTACAACCACTTCAATGTGGACTGCTTTTTTCCTGATTATGGCATCTCTGATCATTGTCAGCGGATATACCTCCATCAATGCTGTTGTAAAAGCAGAACTCTTCCCTTCAGAGATCAGAGCGCTGGGGGTAGGACTCCCGTACGCACTGACAGTAGCTATTTTCGGGGGAACCGCAGAATATATTGCCTTATGGTTTAAACAGGCAGGAGCAGAAAGTTATTTCTACTGGTATATTACGGGATGTATTTTATTTTCCCTGATCGTTTATGCCGGAATGAAAGATACAAAGGAAACTTCCACACTTGATAAAGATTAA
- a CDS encoding DUF3575 domain-containing protein: MKKVFILLPCFLFSVWEAQEIQNSSAEKMNIIKTNVTGYAFRNINLSYERAINQWFSVNIGFGTMPEGKVPFINSFLKDEDEKRFQNLRIKATNFTIEPRFYIGKGYGKGFYFAPYYRYSSVTSNTFDFYYDYNGPNGVTYQIPLKGQGDTNGNSGGLMVGVQFFLTRSQNLVLDFWIAGAHYGSGKGDFMMTSDYVLTPDMQAQLKKEIENLDIPFVKYTVETNANGARIKVDGPWAGFRSGLSIGYRF, from the coding sequence ATGAAAAAAGTATTCATATTACTTCCGTGCTTTCTTTTTTCAGTATGGGAAGCTCAGGAAATTCAAAACAGTTCGGCAGAAAAGATGAATATCATCAAGACTAATGTCACAGGTTATGCTTTCAGAAATATTAATCTTTCCTATGAGCGGGCCATCAACCAATGGTTTTCAGTAAATATCGGGTTCGGAACAATGCCGGAAGGAAAAGTACCATTCATTAATTCCTTTCTGAAAGATGAGGATGAGAAAAGATTCCAGAATCTTAGGATAAAAGCCACCAATTTCACCATAGAACCAAGGTTTTATATTGGAAAAGGTTATGGAAAAGGATTTTATTTTGCGCCTTACTATCGGTATTCAAGTGTGACTTCCAATACTTTTGATTTTTATTATGATTATAATGGTCCCAATGGAGTTACCTATCAAATTCCCCTTAAAGGACAGGGAGACACCAATGGAAACAGCGGAGGTCTGATGGTAGGAGTACAATTTTTTCTTACCCGAAGTCAAAATCTTGTTCTGGATTTCTGGATTGCCGGCGCGCACTATGGAAGCGGAAAAGGTGATTTTATGATGACCTCAGATTATGTATTGACTCCTGATATGCAGGCTCAGCTTAAAAAAGAAATTGAAAATCTGGACATTCCTTTTGTAAAATACACTGTAGAAACCAATGCCAACGGAGCCAGAATAAAAGTGGATGGTCCGTGGGCGGGATTCAGAAGCGGGCTTTCTATTGGATACAGATTTTAA
- a CDS encoding class I SAM-dependent methyltransferase, with protein sequence MSSSDNKNHWENVYETKNPDQVSWTQKKPQTSLDFIKSSGLGKDANIIDIGGGDSNLVDFLLEEGYENITVLDISANALEKAQKRLGNLAGKVKWIATDITAFQPSETYDIWHDRAAFHFLTTPEQVSKYIDIAEKNVNNFMILGTFSKNGPTKCSGLDIQQYDEESLSEKFKASFEKIKCITEDHITPFETVQNFVFCSFKKH encoded by the coding sequence ATGAGTTCTTCCGACAACAAAAACCATTGGGAAAACGTATACGAAACCAAAAACCCTGATCAGGTAAGCTGGACCCAGAAAAAACCACAGACCTCCCTTGACTTTATCAAATCTTCAGGATTGGGAAAAGATGCCAACATTATTGATATTGGCGGCGGCGACAGTAATCTTGTTGATTTTCTTCTTGAAGAAGGTTATGAGAATATTACAGTCCTTGATATTTCTGCCAACGCTTTGGAAAAAGCACAGAAAAGACTCGGAAATTTAGCGGGTAAAGTAAAATGGATCGCAACCGATATTACCGCTTTTCAACCCTCGGAAACTTATGACATCTGGCATGACAGAGCTGCATTTCACTTCCTGACAACTCCGGAACAGGTTTCAAAATATATTGACATTGCAGAAAAGAATGTGAATAACTTTATGATCCTTGGAACTTTTTCCAAAAACGGACCTACGAAATGCAGTGGATTGGATATTCAGCAGTATGATGAGGAATCATTATCAGAAAAATTTAAAGCAAGCTTTGAAAAAATAAAATGCATTACTGAAGATCATATCACCCCTTTTGAAACTGTTCAGAATTTTGTTTTCTGTAGTTTTAAAAAGCATTAA
- a CDS encoding T9SS type A sorting domain-containing protein gives MKKSLLLLIGASAMMSAQITLTKAANDPISGNAINYNNATGTVNNSATGPNATFSNGGLTMGAASQTTYSTPSSTEIATFPGSTLKMVDGATTVYYKASATKLEITGIVNTQATLNFSVDNGTHINYPTTYGPTQTDTAKGTFSSSSASGLFSGTMTAISDAYGTLIIGNQTYSNVLRVKFTQSFNLYSSLDVTYSNPIGTITNTAYSYYDASHRYALLNSTNGNISIPLLSINQNVKTTFALSETFLAVNNAVKKENLVVYPNPAQDFIGFKGNTDNYSKANIYSLDGKLVKTSDVKSGNIQISDLPPASYFIQISGKNAADTKNTKFIKK, from the coding sequence ATGAAAAAATCTTTACTCCTTTTAATAGGAGCATCTGCCATGATGTCTGCGCAGATCACGCTTACAAAAGCAGCCAATGATCCTATTTCCGGAAATGCTATCAATTACAATAACGCAACTGGTACCGTAAACAACTCTGCAACAGGACCTAACGCAACATTTTCAAATGGAGGACTTACAATGGGAGCCGCGTCACAAACAACCTATTCAACTCCTTCTTCTACTGAAATAGCAACTTTCCCGGGTTCTACTCTTAAAATGGTAGACGGAGCAACAACCGTTTATTACAAAGCTTCAGCTACTAAACTGGAAATTACAGGAATTGTAAATACACAGGCAACTTTAAACTTTAGTGTGGATAACGGTACTCATATTAATTATCCAACAACGTACGGACCAACACAGACTGATACCGCCAAAGGAACTTTTTCCTCATCTTCTGCCAGCGGATTATTTAGTGGTACAATGACTGCCATTTCTGATGCATATGGAACTTTAATTATAGGTAATCAAACCTACAGTAATGTTCTGAGAGTAAAATTCACACAGAGTTTTAATTTGTATTCATCCCTGGATGTTACTTATTCTAACCCTATCGGAACAATAACCAATACAGCATATTCTTATTACGATGCTTCTCACAGATATGCCCTGCTAAATTCTACAAACGGAAATATCAGCATTCCATTGTTGAGCATCAACCAGAATGTAAAAACTACATTTGCATTAAGTGAAACATTCCTGGCCGTAAACAATGCAGTAAAAAAAGAAAACTTAGTGGTTTATCCTAATCCGGCACAGGACTTTATCGGTTTCAAAGGAAATACTGATAATTATTCCAAAGCCAATATCTATAGCCTGGATGGTAAACTGGTTAAAACTTCAGATGTAAAATCAGGAAACATACAGATCTCAGATCTTCCTCCTGCATCTTATTTCATTCAGATCAGCGGAAAAAATGCTGCAGATACAAAGAATACGAAATTCATCAAGAAATAA
- a CDS encoding ABC transporter ATP-binding protein, which yields MKKQDTWGIIKRLFFIGMKFRSWFILTLIISIFLSIVSTYRPYLTMQVVDNDITKLHDKALMMKHIYILVGLVFAETILNFFLVYFSNFISQNVIRDIRERLYAKLIYFKTSFFDKTPIGQLVTRAVGDVETIATVYTDGFLMVFGDILRILFVLVMMFSTNVHLSYITLAILPLMVVITRFFQKRLKKAFGDERNWTANQNSFVQERLAGMSIIQVFNRQEAEFKKFDDINITLKSALLRTVFIFSLFFPVVELISSLFIGFILFYGGYITISAGVVIAFIQYISMLIRPLRQIADRFNNIQRGIVGAERVLGLMDEENSMPNNGTVKKDHFAGKIEFQKVHFAYDEKQEVLKGIDFKVNPGETVAIVGATGAGKSTIISLITRLYDINSGNILIDDVNLKDYELYNLRSHIGVVLQDVFLFHGSIFENLSFGDDSITLDKIKAGAREIEVDQFIQQLPGGYDYVVSERGSSISLGQRQLLSFLRAYLSDPKILILDEATSSIDHESEKLIQRATEKLTKNRTSIIIAHRLSTIEKADKIIVMEHGKIVEEGKHLELLDKNGYYSTLYKAQLRHEVELEEEKES from the coding sequence ATGAAAAAACAAGATACCTGGGGGATTATAAAAAGGCTGTTCTTTATCGGAATGAAGTTCCGTTCATGGTTCATCCTTACGCTTATAATTTCTATTTTCCTTTCCATTGTTTCTACTTACAGGCCATATCTTACTATGCAGGTGGTGGATAATGATATTACAAAGCTTCATGATAAGGCTTTGATGATGAAACATATCTATATCCTTGTAGGATTGGTGTTTGCTGAAACGATTTTAAACTTTTTCCTGGTTTATTTTTCAAATTTTATCTCACAGAATGTGATCAGGGATATCAGAGAGCGTTTATATGCTAAGCTGATTTATTTTAAGACTTCATTTTTTGATAAAACGCCTATAGGACAGCTGGTAACACGTGCGGTAGGAGATGTGGAAACAATTGCCACTGTATATACGGATGGTTTCCTGATGGTTTTCGGGGATATTCTGAGAATCCTGTTTGTATTGGTCATGATGTTCAGTACCAATGTTCATCTGAGTTATATTACGCTGGCTATTTTACCTTTAATGGTAGTCATTACAAGATTTTTCCAGAAAAGACTGAAGAAAGCTTTTGGAGATGAGAGAAACTGGACTGCCAATCAGAACTCTTTTGTTCAGGAAAGACTGGCGGGAATGTCTATCATTCAGGTATTCAACAGACAGGAAGCTGAATTCAAAAAATTTGATGACATCAATATTACCCTGAAAAGTGCATTGCTGAGAACCGTATTTATTTTCTCACTGTTCTTTCCTGTAGTAGAACTTATTTCTTCGTTATTCATAGGATTTATTCTTTTCTATGGAGGATATATTACCATCAGTGCCGGAGTCGTGATTGCATTTATTCAGTATATTTCAATGCTGATCCGCCCTTTAAGACAGATTGCTGACCGTTTCAACAATATCCAACGAGGGATTGTAGGAGCGGAAAGGGTACTGGGATTAATGGATGAAGAGAATTCAATGCCGAATAACGGTACGGTAAAGAAAGACCATTTTGCAGGAAAAATTGAATTTCAGAAAGTACATTTTGCCTATGATGAAAAGCAGGAAGTTCTGAAAGGTATTGATTTTAAAGTAAATCCAGGAGAAACAGTCGCTATTGTAGGGGCAACAGGTGCCGGAAAATCTACCATTATCAGTCTGATCACAAGATTATATGACATCAACTCCGGAAATATTCTGATTGATGATGTGAATTTAAAAGATTATGAGCTTTATAATCTGAGAAGCCACATCGGAGTCGTTTTGCAGGATGTTTTCCTTTTCCATGGAAGTATTTTTGAAAATCTTTCCTTTGGAGATGACAGCATAACTTTAGATAAAATAAAAGCAGGTGCCAGAGAAATTGAGGTAGATCAGTTTATCCAGCAGCTTCCTGGCGGATATGATTATGTAGTGAGCGAAAGAGGTTCGTCAATCTCTTTAGGCCAGAGACAATTGCTGTCTTTCCTGAGAGCCTATTTATCAGATCCGAAAATTTTAATTCTGGATGAAGCAACATCCTCCATTGACCATGAAAGTGAAAAACTGATCCAGAGAGCAACAGAAAAGCTTACAAAAAACAGGACCTCCATTATTATTGCGCACAGGCTTTCCACTATTGAAAAAGCAGATAAAATTATTGTGATGGAACATGGTAAAATTGTAGAAGAAGGTAAGCACCTTGAGCTTTTGGATAAGAACGGATATTATTCTACTCTTTACAAAGCCCAGCTGCGTCATGAAGTAGAATTGGAAGAAGAAAAAGAATCATAA
- the ribB gene encoding 3,4-dihydroxy-2-butanone-4-phosphate synthase, whose product MEKLLEQFGATSKERVEKALQTLQKGKGILLVDDENRENEGDIIFPASTITEQDMALLIRECSGIVCLCISEEKSRHLNLRPMVENNNSKNQTAFTISIEAREGVESGVSAKDRVTTIRTAVASNAQAEHIASPGHVFPLIARKDGVFERRGHTEGSVDLVKMANLGDDAVLCELTNEDGSMARLPEIVDFAIKKGMSVVTIEDIYAYRKMVMSN is encoded by the coding sequence ATGGAAAAATTATTAGAACAATTCGGAGCAACCTCCAAAGAACGTGTAGAAAAAGCACTTCAAACACTACAAAAAGGAAAAGGCATTCTTCTGGTAGACGATGAAAACCGCGAAAACGAAGGTGATATCATCTTTCCCGCTTCCACTATTACAGAACAGGACATGGCGCTTCTGATCCGCGAATGCAGCGGTATTGTCTGCTTATGTATTTCTGAAGAAAAGAGCCGCCACCTCAACCTTCGTCCGATGGTGGAAAACAACAATTCAAAAAATCAAACCGCTTTTACCATTTCCATTGAAGCCAGAGAAGGCGTGGAATCAGGAGTTTCAGCAAAAGACCGTGTAACAACGATTAGAACCGCTGTGGCATCCAACGCCCAGGCAGAGCATATTGCAAGTCCGGGCCATGTTTTCCCCCTGATTGCCAGAAAAGATGGCGTCTTTGAAAGACGCGGTCATACCGAAGGCAGTGTAGATCTTGTAAAAATGGCCAATCTGGGTGATGATGCCGTACTTTGTGAACTGACAAATGAAGACGGTTCTATGGCAAGACTTCCTGAAATCGTAGACTTTGCCATCAAAAAAGGGATGAGCGTCGTGACCATTGAAGATATTTATGCATACCGTAAAATGGTGATGAGCAATTAA